A stretch of DNA from Cryptomeria japonica chromosome 4, Sugi_1.0, whole genome shotgun sequence:
AGGGGTGCGACAGAAAGAACCTCCGCGAAAGAGAGCAAGGATAGAAAGGGTGCAGTCACAGGCAAGTTCTTCCAGTGTACATGAGGTAGAGATGTTTGCACATCCAGCAGATCCACCTCCAGGTAATACTCCAGCACCAGATATACTCAGCATTAGTGCTTCACGCAGACCCAATCAGCCAAGAAGTCAAAGACAAGAAAGTTCTCCACACCAGGAAGAGACTCGTCAGGATAGCTTCGTGGAAGCCATCCTTGGCgaaatggaagaagaatcacaGGAGCAAGAGCACATGGAAATCCATAGTCACTCCATTCCCGCTCCAGATTGGTTGATAGAAGGGATGAGGAAAGAACTAGAAAAGGAAATTGATCCAGCTCGAGAattagaagagttgttgaagaagatgGATCAGCTAGCAGAAAGGAAGGTTCCTCGAAAATTTTCTAAAGTTGAGAGGGATGAGTCTGGATCCCGAACCCTGCACAGTGTTGAGCCTGTAGTGGATAAGGACAGGAAAGAAATCAGGCAGGAAGATTATGTTATCAAACAGATTGATCTTGGTCCTGCTTCCACGGGACAACTAATCGCAAACTTCGAAAAATCTTCCTTAGCCATGAAGGAAAAGACGTTGAAGACAAAGGCGAAATGTAAGAGGCTGAGGGAAGAAAATATAGATCTATACGAGTACATCAAAAGTTTTAAAAGGCCACTCGGGGAGGCAAgtccttcattcattcctcctccttcccttcctaaggaagttgttgatGATGTGGAGGTAATTAGAGTAATGGCACAGAATTCCAAGGAATGGATAGAAGATGTTTACACTgaagcaagaaaattcatcaaggacTTGGCTCAGCTTCATTCAAAGTTCGTAGCCTTCTTGAACAGACTGGAGACAGCGGAAGGATTGTGGGAAGATGTTCACAtataccaagacttaaccattccGCGGCTCAAGGCTCTGACAAAGATTCCAAGGCAAATTCTAATTGATGGGAAAGTAATTCAAGAGAACGAGGTTTATGACTTTCCCCGGTGGTTCTGTGTCGTTTGCTCAGGAAAGAACACCTTTGATAAATTCAGCGTGGAGTCTTTAACTTTGAAGGATTCGATCAGAAAGGTGCAGGAAGAAATCATCAATGCAATTGAAGCACTGTTCGCAAGGAAGCTCAATGATAGTGGAGTAACAGTGAACTCCCTGAAATCTCAGTTACACGAGTTCTTCGTAGGTTCATTcccctaaggaacattttgcaaatgtttcttcattttccagtATAATGAAGAAGACACGGGAAATCATGATAGAATAGGAAGGTTTCTTTTCCAAGAACgaggaagaaattgccttgatggaattcgatattgaaaatgtgccaagtgtctccatcgaaGAGATGGAATCCGTCATCagtaaattcattgcatatgcaatAAATGAACGGGATAATGGTCATCCATTCTTGGACGAGAATCTCTTGGCTGAATAGTGGCGGCATATTTACTGCTAGAATATTTTTTAACTTAGTGGTGGCCTGGTCAATGCATGTTCAATGCatgaggaatcttcttgcatgcagcCGCCCTATTAATGATTCTATGACAGATTCTCTACGCATGTAGCCGTCGCAGggggaatgatgggcatttatttcttgcatgggAATGTTTATTGTATTTTGGGCATGCTTGATGTAATGGGATGCATTTAATGCActaatggatgccattttggggCTTTTAgaataattgtatatgggcttagtGGGCATTAATagccgattcccaccttgttgcatcatgagtggggaatctttagggtTTGCATGTAGTCAATGCCaggagcctatataaaggggtgaccccctcatttgtgaAGGAGGAGAAGTTACTGTCTAAGATTGTTTCATCAAGAttgttgaagtagccaacttaatacattgttcgattttgatggtgtattcttgttctattttagtAATCTGCATGGTCTCGCTCTCTTCAATTAGAATAGATTTTGCTTTATGTTGTTAgatgaactggatttgataggattgcttgTTGCAAGATtcatgctcatacttttggtgtgcagttgATTGTTGCATActatgcaaagttagcctgagccttcGTTATTTGTGTATGTTTAACTTTGATTATCAGTAGagattgttcaatttgatggtttctactgatgatttgaaaatctttaacacatcctttgaagattgcaccgccctCATGTAGTTGTGCATTGTTGGCGAAGTGAAGCGTGGTTAGATTTTGCATAAGTAGTCTCGTCTCCgtgttcataggattagattagccttagCTTAGTCCTCTAAACCTTTCCTCATTTACTTTTTCGCATCTCTTAAATCCAAAAAATagggctttcattgcaaatcattcacatagaAATCCTTGAACTCGCACAAGTTCGTTACCCTCTTCAAATGAATACGcaaggccccttgggttaacagCAAACCCATCaatcaactgagtcacgtccacgcattgaaggaaccttggagttagccgtttgaacttttcgtgcaatcttagcatacagactaattttgttcaagagagagtaaggtgatCGTTGGTAACTTTACTATGTGTTCGAGGTAGTCATAAAAAAACGTCAACACGTACCCTTTCCATGGTACCGCAGATCAGACTATCAGGGACTTGATATTCAATTTAATGAATAGAAACTCATCAAATACTATTATTCGATAGCTAGACTATATCTAAGATATGGATTCAATATGTTGGAATGTCAATTTAATGAATAGAAACTCATCAGATACTATTATTCGATAGCTAGACTATATCTAAGATATGGATTCAATATGTTGGAATGTAAACCACCTTAAATAAGAAAAATGGGTGAAATGATTCTTTTGTTTCAAATATCAGCTCTATATTCAGTGGGTAAAGAAAGTAAATCAAAGGAGCGGTGTTAATATATCTTCTGTTTATTTGAATCCTCAACATTTTGTCTTTTTAAATTGATAATGCATGTCCATTGTATAGTCTGATTGTCACAGAGGTTAAGTTATACCTTGTAGCCAGTAGTAAGTTGATTGTTAAATCGAAATACCGTGAAGTTCATTAATAATTGTTTTGTCAGTTATCTTGTGAATGTTGAACCAGTGGGGTTTGTCTTGGTTAGTTGAACCATATTGCTTAATGAATTAGAGAGTCAGTAGTACTCCAATATGCTAAGCCGAGTAAGGGTGGTGAGCACTAACAGCACATTATCATGCTTGTATTAAGAATCCTTGGCCAAGGTGGCGTTGTAGTTAGCATGGGACCGTCAATTCACATGAACCAGATGCACCACTAGCCAGAGAGTCGTGCTAGTTAGgaggtacctatagtgtgtgaccagCTAGTCTGTGTAGGTTCTAAACACCAGGCTCAAATGGCTAAATGGTAATTGATCTTTCTTTAGTTTGCTACCCTCATGAAGGGTTCAGTCAGTTATACCTTGCATTTCTAACCCCATcattttccttgtcttgaaaatatgggtcccctttcCTTTTCTTATTGTAGTTTTGCTTTTCTTTAGTTTGCTACCCTCATGAAGGGTTCAGTcagttatgccttgcatatctaacCCCATcattttccttgtcttgaaaatatgggtcccctttcCTTTTCTTATTGTAGTTTtgcttttcttagtttttgcttttTGCACTTCAGAACCCCGAACCCCAGAGTTCCAAGGTGTCCTTTTCTTTGTTTTGAGTTctacctcggaaccccggagtttcGGAGTTCCGAGGTGGGATTTTTGTTTCCTGTCTTTTGTCTAGACTTCGGAATCTCAAGATTCTGAGATCCCAAGGTCTTGCCTTGTTCTTTTCGTTGAAGTCTCGGAATCCCGGAACCCCGAGTTCTTCGTGTTTTGTCGCCTGTTTGTTTGTGAACTTCGAAACTCCGAAATCGCGAAATCCCAAAGTTGTTTCATGTttcacctcggaactccggaatccCGAGGTGCCCTGTTTGATGTTGAGCCACACCCAGGAACCCCGGACTCCCAAGGTGTGTTCGTGctttttttgtctgtcatctcggaaGTCTGGGTCCCCGGACTCCAGAGATTGTGTTTAAGGCGATTGTACGGACAGCCTTGGGAAGGTATAAATAGGGAAAATGAACTTttcaaagttcatttgtgcattcaagctTTCCAGTTTCTCAACTATGACCTCCTGAGTTCGTGCCTCCGTGTTGCTGAGTTTTGTGTGTTTTCTTCCGCCAGGTTGGTGGATTTCTTCCCGAGTGTGTTTTCATAGTttagattttctttttttttctttttgcgtGTTTGTGTTTTTTTTCGCGTGCCTTAGGCTTAGGATTCTGGGGTCCCTTATTTTGCCCGAAACAACCTCGGAACTCTGGATCCCTGGGATTCCGAAGTTCTTCCCTTAAGCCACTTTTTCATCTCGGAACTGCGGAGTTCCAGACCACCCTTTGTTGACCTTCAACTAAGTCCACCCCGGAACTTTGGAACGTCGAAGACCTGCGAACCGTTCTAACCACTTAACCTCGAAACCCGCGAACCCCGGAGTTCCAGGCTTTGTGGTTTTATCTTATCCTAACCTCGGAGTTCTGAAGTTAGTTGTCTTTAAAGGGGTTTTCCACCTCGGAAtcccggaaccccagagtcctgaAGTGGGTGATAAAATTGATGTTTTGACTATATGATAAGCTAATTTTTGGTTCTTTCTTGCAGATTAGAGTAATTAAATGGACCCAACATCCAGCAAGAAGGTTAAAAATCTAGATAAGCTACCTATAACAATGAAGTACCACTACCAGGGCCAGACTTATGCTTCTAAATTGGAAGATCAGATCAAATGGGTAACTAATATTGAAGTAGGTCATATAGAGTTGGAAGATATTAGAACACAGTTGGACAAACCAAGGTTGGATGCTCTTTATAGGAGGATCAAGAGGTCAAGGCTAGTGGAGGCAACAATTTTTCCACAATCTTTACAAGCCCCAGAGTTCATTATGACTATTGCACAATTCTATGATGCGGACACCAGGAAATGTGTAGATGACAAAGGCTGAACAGTGATAGATTTATCAGCAGACATGCTACGTTTGGTATTTGGTATTCCTTCTAGTGATGAAGTGTTGTTGACTACTGAGGAGGAGGTTGCAGAGGTTTGGGATAAGGATACAGCTTCCTGTAAGAGACATATGAATGAACATTGGCTGGAAGAAGAGAGAAAGACAGGTTTAAAGGCAAGTGATATTCTAAGATCTGATTTCATAGAGCCACAACGAGACTTGATAATCATGTTGAGCAAGATCTTCGGTAAACCAGATTACCGACATTTTTCACCcatggatgttccagtttatgaccacTATTTTGATTGGGAAACAATATTATGACCGGGGCCAAATATTATCAGATGACATACATAATCAATTGATCGATGTGCATTAAACGAAGAAGTTCTTCTTTACTTCTTATGTTATCTGGGTAGCTAATCGGGCAGGTAAGTTTCTGGGACTACAAACAGAAGGTCAACTTGGGGATGAAGTAGGGCAGAAAAAGGTATGGGAGTATTACACTCAACTCCCTCTAAGCAAGGCAAATGCACATTTTAAGAGcataaatgatgccttcctcttccctaTTATCATAAAGTTCACAGGCGATGAAGGTTATAGAATAAGCCCAGAGGCAATGGCAGTAATAAAGGAATGGGGATGTTGGTTCCTCCAGAATCAACGTTCTACAAAAAATCCCATGTTGTTGCCCAGGTATTGTAATAACAACGTGATACTTTTGGAGTATGTCAGGCAAATGGTCGGATTGCAATCATTATTATCTTCAAAGCACAAAAAAGGTGTTGATTTTTCCGTAACAATTGGTTATTTTTCTTGTTCAAAATTTCAAGTCGCTAAGGCAGCTGAGCAAGAGTTACAAGACTTACATTTGAAAGAATTTAATTATGCTTGAGAATACTATGATCCATATGGTAAATTGAAGCAAATGATGTCAAAAGCATATGATGGACATTACCTAAGTTGGAAGACTTTTGGGCTAACCTTCAGGACAGTTTTGAAGTTAGGGAGAAGAGTTATTATCGGCTCACAGTACCAcaaataagagattttgaaatAAAGACAAATCTTCCTAAAGAATCGAGGGATGATGGTGAGCTATTAGACCCAACATACAAAGAGCAAAGAATTGATAAGAAGCCCCTTTCCCCGGTAAGATGGTCGGGACAAGAAGAAGTACATATAGATTAAATAacacaaaatgttgtaaaaagaaCTAAACAATACCTAAGTCTGAGGATTAGGCCTAGTGTCTCAAAGGGAAAACATAAAGAATCAGCCACTGATAATCCTCAGTCAAAGGTACACAAGGAATACGATCGAAGAACGAGGTCTGGTTCTAGAAAGAACACATCTACAGAACCTAATGAAGTTGTGGGACCTTTGCCAAACACAAAAGAGCTTATGGAACAAGtaaagaaacaaatgcaaaaaagTTGAGTTGTTAAAGAAAGCAACAGATATTGGAATAAGGGAGGGATTAGGCGCTGTGCCATAGAGAGAAATACATCCCGTTATGGTTGCTATTGGGCAAATGCCAGGAGAAGGCGCCATGGAGAAAGATGAGCAAGGAAAGCCTGATGAAGGAAAGTCTACATCAACTCAAGCTCCTCCTGACACAACAACATCGACTCAACCTCCACCTACTACAACGACACAAGCTCCTATTTTTACATTGTCAACTACTACAATTACTATAACAGCGTCGGTGTCTACAACAACAGTAACGTCACCCCCATTAATACCAAAGATTGCACCTGTAATGACTCCTACTACTGAAAGGGTGACCATTCATAATATTGAGTCTGATTCTGATCAGGAGGATCAACAACCTATCATACAATTGGCACGAAGGAAggttgagaaaaagaaaagaaagcaatCTGCTTGACTTGAGAAACACTCGCAAGTGCCTGAACAAGAACGGGTTGATCCTATGGATGTGGATGAGCAGAATCTACAAGAGAAGCAGCCGGCTAAAGGGGAGAAAGAACATGATGAGCttgatgatgaacatgatgaaagatTTGTTTTAACTTTTGAGG
This window harbors:
- the LOC131875294 gene encoding uncharacterized protein LOC131875294, translated to MVAIGQMPGEGAMEKDEQGKPDEGKSTSTQAPPDTTTSTQPPPTTTTQAPIFTLSTTTITITASVSTTTVTSPPLIPKIAPVMTPTTERVTIHNIESDSDQEDQQPIIQLARRKVEKKKRKQSA